The Cylindrospermum stagnale PCC 7417 genome segment GCGCCTACCTTTAGCATTAATAGAAGCAATTCGGGATTTTGGTACTCCTACTAACAATTATCATCAGTTAATTATTGAAGAGGTAATGAAGTGGGTAAATAGTAGTATCTCAACTGGCTTAGTTCCAGAATCAGTTTTTAGTGCAGTCTGTCGGAGTTTAGGGGAAACAGAATCTTCAGCATTACTTGAAATAACTGAAACTTTTCCCAAAGATAGATTAGTTCTTTTGGCTCGTCTTCGGAATGGCTGTACTATGAGCGGTGTTCGTTACTGTATTAACGAAAATAAACGCTATTTTGCACCATTCACACAAGATCCTTGGCGTGATCAAGCTCTAGAACAGGTGAAACGTTACCACAAGGAGAAGTTTCTAGTAGAACTAAAACAGCTATTACAATCTGATATTGTTACTGACGAAGAACGTGCAGGTGCTTTAACACTAGCAGGTTTTCTATGTTTTACCGAATTAGAAGATGAAATTGCAACTTGTTGGGAACTTGTTATAAAAAAGGCTCAAGTTCTTCCTATAGCGATTTGGGCTTCCATGCGGTGTTGTGGTGCAGAGCCTAAAAAACTTTTAGACCCACTAATGGAGTATTGGGCTAATCTATCTGATGAAAAAAATCAATTCGGCTCATCATTTCAAAATTATTTCGTTGACATGCTGCGTGGATCACTAGCGCGTGGTATTCGTGATCATGTTATCAAATATCTAATTTTACAGTACGATGTACACAAATCATTAAATTGGTATATTGTACGCATTGTTGACCTTATTGATACACCTGATGTTATAGAGTTTATTGTAAAAGGTGCTGTTGACCTTGAGAAAAGTTTAGCTGGTACAGGAAATATTTCAACCTTGATGTTTAACATCATTGAGAACTGGGATAATTCTTCGATAAGTAAGCGTAAGCTATCACAAGCTTCTCTAGACAGATTAAAGTTTCTTTGGGACAATTCAGCTAGTGAGGAAGCTTTAAAAATACAAGCATTTCGCTTATGGCTTACAGGAGCAGAACTTGAACAAATCGATGTCATGCAAGGAATTACATCTGATTCAATCCTTTTTGAATATGCATTAGAGAAGCGAATAAAACTTGGTGATCGCAGTGTCGTACCAAGGTTGCAAACAATACAAGGAGAGTATATTCATCATGTGTGGTGTGATGAAATTTTATTTATGGTAGACAATTGTATAGAAACTTTTAAAAAGGATATTTCAAAAGATTTTTTGGGTGGAAATAAATATATACATCGTATTTTCTCTAGCCTACTAATTAAAATACGTGTAGAAGATGCAGAAAATTTGCTAGTAAAGCACTGGGATTATTTAATGTACAGTCCCTTATTCATACAGTCTGCTTTATGTATTGGCACTCCAAAGTGTCTAGACCTAGCTGCTGCTGCCATCAATCAATGTCCAAAAGACATCAAAATACTTGAGCATATTCACAGTCATTATGAATTTGCCGAATTGGGAGAAAAAAAGCCACTTACTAAGCAGCATCTAAATAATTTATTGCCGTATCTAGATCGTTTAGGACAATCTGATCTTTGGGAATGTGCAGAATTATGTCAAACCCTTAAAATACCAGAATGGAGCCAACAATATATTGCACCTTTATTGAGTGAAGAAAATAGAAAACGCTACCATCCTTTAGATGATGATTTACTGCAAGAACTAGATGATATTGCAACACGAATTAATAGTGATTTTCACATTGAATGCTGGCTAGAAAATTTTAATAAACGACACGAGCCTAAAAATCGCGTTTTAGGGATTATTGATCACTGGCTTGCAATCAATCCTACAGTAAAAGGTCTACAAATTGCTGCTGCTTGTGTTCAAGCAGTTGGTACTCGCAAAGATTTGTCTATCTTAGATAAATACTTAATAGAAGGATCACCAGATGAAATTGCCAGGATAAAGGAAAGTACTATATTTGCAGTTTACAGACAATCTTTAGATTAATTAAATGAGTATATCAAATTATTAACGGCTCTACCGATCCCTTTTTTGATGGAATTGAAAGGCGTTAATATCGTCCCAAAGCTCTGAAACAGGGTAAGTTTGTCCTGCTGCTGCAACCTGTCGCACAGACTCTTGTAAATCAGCTAATATTTGTGCTTTTGGCTCTTGTTCATCAATCCAAGCTAAACCACTGGCGTTATCAGAGTTTATGGAACTTATAAGCTGTTGCCAAAGTTCTAGGGGGACGAGTACATCGGTTGTTTCTCCGTCCACATTGGTGACATAGCGAATCTGACTTTCAATTTGTGCGATCGCCATCGGTTGATCTCTGGTTTCATATTTTTATTGTAGGGTATGCGATAGCGAAGCGCTCCGT includes the following:
- a CDS encoding ATP-binding protein, which codes for MNTAEIIEAITEREKFELLVTSVLRKRNKDYEAIIHTGMNAQGETIKSPVDGFCQVPGSIPTRFLYVAHTTTDRDGLEKKWLHDHTKVKQIKNDRKTNPSESDDGDLLKAARLAQNDRHKFPDAKFTVILTTNQRLDLELLTKIYEKAKELEVEVEFCEQSYLADFLDNNAEGHWLRKKYLGIEAEMLSESLLLSLCKQSLANYEKQLGFLTSPDSWVYREVDSLVEKGKQSNAYTIQLLIGESGSGKSATAYQMLKKHLAPGGYGLWVSDELLKECTSLENALDKVLRSIYPSLQPDAGSNALKLIPRSSRLLLVVDDVNRADNPTRVLQNIINWSKPQSSGESNLPPLFSPCFVVCPVWTKVSNPISPDFKEIPWVERVFIGFMNTAEGIEALRAITLLANVDITSTEASSLAVKLGNDPILIGLFGSLLSNTHINEWASLTENVIERFITTSIEELSSSGRFLANESQAALSTLVTHMLTKRKLYPLWTEIKDWLQESSDDLDALRELIRHKKLCSIQEDKFVFRHDRIQETLLVESMIKLLSTPNLNSDIFEEPFYAEIIGKAIIRSQQNQEFLRELGKRLPLALIEAIRDFGTPTNNYHQLIIEEVMKWVNSSISTGLVPESVFSAVCRSLGETESSALLEITETFPKDRLVLLARLRNGCTMSGVRYCINENKRYFAPFTQDPWRDQALEQVKRYHKEKFLVELKQLLQSDIVTDEERAGALTLAGFLCFTELEDEIATCWELVIKKAQVLPIAIWASMRCCGAEPKKLLDPLMEYWANLSDEKNQFGSSFQNYFVDMLRGSLARGIRDHVIKYLILQYDVHKSLNWYIVRIVDLIDTPDVIEFIVKGAVDLEKSLAGTGNISTLMFNIIENWDNSSISKRKLSQASLDRLKFLWDNSASEEALKIQAFRLWLTGAELEQIDVMQGITSDSILFEYALEKRIKLGDRSVVPRLQTIQGEYIHHVWCDEILFMVDNCIETFKKDISKDFLGGNKYIHRIFSSLLIKIRVEDAENLLVKHWDYLMYSPLFIQSALCIGTPKCLDLAAAAINQCPKDIKILEHIHSHYEFAELGEKKPLTKQHLNNLLPYLDRLGQSDLWECAELCQTLKIPEWSQQYIAPLLSEENRKRYHPLDDDLLQELDDIATRINSDFHIECWLENFNKRHEPKNRVLGIIDHWLAINPTVKGLQIAAACVQAVGTRKDLSILDKYLIEGSPDEIARIKESTIFAVYRQSLD